In Monodelphis domestica isolate mMonDom1 chromosome 4, mMonDom1.pri, whole genome shotgun sequence, one DNA window encodes the following:
- the LOC130453787 gene encoding olfactory receptor 145-like, producing the protein MGMGNHSIVSEFILVGLTDQPELQLPLFFLFLGMYIITVMGNLGLIILIGLNSHLHTPMYFFLFNLSLIDLCYSTVITPKMLVNFVSEKNIIYYSGCMTQLYFFLFLVVSESFILSAMAYDRYVAICNPLLYNVTMSYQVCSLLLLGVYVMGFSGAMAHTGFMMRLVFCDINIVNHYMCDILPLLELSCSSTHVNELVVFIVVGIDIGVPTITIFISYALILSSILHINSTEGRSKAFSTCSSHIIAVSLFFGSGAFMYLKPSSLLSMSQGKVSSLFYTIVVPMLNPMIYSLRNKDVKLALRKTLNRVF; encoded by the coding sequence ATGGGCATGGGAAATCACTCCATAGTATCTGAATTTATTCTTGTAGGCTTAACAGATCAACCAGAACTGcagctccctcttttctttctgtttttaggAATGTATATTATTACTGTTATGGGAAACTTGGGcttgatcattttgattggatTGAATTCTCACCTTCACACTCCCatgtacttttttctctttaatctgtCTCTCATAGATCTTTGCTACTCTACTGTTATTACTCCCAAAATGCTGGTGAACTTTGTCTCAGAGAAGAACATTATCTACTACTCCGGGTGCATGACTCagctctatttctttctttttttggttgtgTCTGAGTCCTTTATTCTTTCAGCTATGGCTTATGATCGTTATGTTGCTATCTGTAACCCCCTGCTTTATAATGTGACTATGTCTTACCAAGTTTGTTCTTTGCTATTGCTGGGGGTGTATGTGATGGGGTTTTCTGGAGCTATGGCTCATACAGGTTTCATGATGAGATTGGTCTTCTGTGACATCAACATTGTCAATCACTACATGTGTGATATACTTCCCCTCCTAGAGCTCTCATGTTCCAGCACCCATGTTAACGAGTTAGTGGTTTTCATTGTTGTGGGCATTGACATTGGAGTCCCCACTATCACCATATTTATCTCTTATGCTTTAATCCTCTCTAGCATCCTCCATATCAACTCCACTGAGGGTAGGTCCAAAGCCTTCAGCACCTGCAGCTCCCACATAATtgctgtttctcttttctttgggtCAGGGGCATTTATGTATCTCAAACCTTCCTCTCTTCTATCCATGAGCCAAGGGAAAGTGTCTTCTTTATTCTACACCATTGTGGTGCCTATGCTAAACCCTATGATCTATAGCCTAAGGAATAAAGATGTCAAATTGGCTCTGAGGAAAACTCTGAACAGAGTTTTCTGA